A window of Gossypium hirsutum isolate 1008001.06 chromosome D13, Gossypium_hirsutum_v2.1, whole genome shotgun sequence genomic DNA:
tttttttctttgttgtttcaTTAAAAAGGAAACATTTTTTTGCTTTTGATGCTGGTGAAAAACAGGGTCGGGGTTTGTGTCACAAGACCTTTACTTGCATGGTTACTTCAGTGCTTCAATAAAGTTACCTGCTGATTACACTGCTGGAGTTGTGGTTGCTTTCTATGTGAGTTTACCTATGTTCTGCATTaatctctttccttttttttatattaaaatctatttatctaacatttaattattttagaagCTCTCTCAACAGTCCTTTTAAGCTCATGGTTGCTGTTTAGTGTCAATTAATCTGTTCTTTTTTTAATTCTGATACTAATGAGACTCAGATGAGTTTGTCACTGTTTTTTTCACTTTCCTCTCATGGTTCAACTTGGAGTTTGAATAGGGTCTTGAATAAAgactttggtttttcttttcaagtcacaaaaaattcaaatttttattcaaGAATCTGATCAAAATACACATGGATATGACTATGAACATGTTCAACTTATCTCAGGTTAATTAGAATTTCCAGATGGTTTTTTCATGTTGAAGGAGATGGCTTCTTTcataaatgaaattcattttcCTGAATATGGATTTTAATTTATGTGATAAACAGATGTCAAATGGTGATATGTTCGAGAAGAACCATGATGAAATAGATTTTGAGTTCTTGGGTAACATTAGAGGAAAAAATTGGAGGATTCAGACCAATATTTATGGCAATGGAAGCACCAGTGCTGGCAGAGAAGAGAGATACAATCTCTGGTTTGATCCTGCTGATGATTTCCATCACTACACTATTCTCTGGACTGCTTCTCACATCATGTAAGCATTCACAATCTATATCCCCAAATACTCGTGTTGGACATCCGACCCAATCACAAACATGGATATGGGAATATTACCCTTTAAGCATTGCCCCCACCATCTCTCCTATAATTTTTTGTTGTGTTGCTTTCCTTTTTCCTCAAATGGTTAAATCCTTTAGTTATGCTGCTCTGCTCCAACCACAACTTTTTTAACCTATGAACATTGTATGAGTAAGTGCTGAACATGCTGTTTTGAAGAGTTATGGTTTTGATGTGATGGTTGTATTGTGATGTAGGGTAAGTTTCTTATTTTGGGATGTTTATATATTACACGATATGAAGTCTGGTTTTGCTTGTAATGGCATCCCTTCTTACATCCATCCAGTTTTTCTTCTAATACCACCATAACTAAATTGTTGGTTTTGTTTTTGATGGTAATTATTTTTGCTTGCAGATTTTATGTAGACAATATCCCCATTAGAGAGTTCAAAAGAACAGCTGAAATGGGTGGAGATTTCCCCTCTAAGCCAATGTCATTGTATGCTACAATATGGGATGGATCTGATTGGGCTACTAATGGTGGCAAATATAGAGTCAATTACAAATATGCTCCTTATGTAGCGGAATTCTCCGATTTAGTCTTGCACGGCTGCGCAGTTGATCCAATCGAGTTTTCGTCCAAGAGGTGTGACGGCACGCAAAGTTGGGAACAACTTACAACCAGTATCACCCCATCACAAAGAAGCAAGATGGATAGCTTTAGGAGGAAGCACATGACATACTCTTACTGCTATGACCAAACCAGATACAAGGTTGCTCCTCCGGAGTGTGTGATCAATCCCCGAGAAGCTGAAAGACTGAAGAAGTTTGACCCTGTCACATTTGGAGGAGGCAGGCGCCACCATGGGAAACGACACCACCATATGCGAGCAAGCCGGTCTGAGGCTGATTCCATCTGATGAAAGACCTTTGACCATTGTTTTCCTCTCCTTTTCATTCAGCTTGGGGATCAGTTTTGTGTATAGAGAGAGGGGGAAGACTGCAGAGCAcagcacatatacatatatatattgagggTGATATGAGTcattatatatgttcaatgatGTGGAGGGTATGTGTATAGTTCCATACCGTTTTAGGTTTCGCTGTCCATTTTTGTTATTGATGCAATAAAATACTTTAGCAGATTTAAaacatctttattttttaaaaagttaatttaagTATCATTTTCTGCTTTCCCTCTTGGTGGTTCAAAGAGACATCTGCAGCACCCAAAATTGTTGCATTTAATGTCCAAAGTTTGGGGTTATCTCTATGTCTGTTAGCATGTTGCTGATCAATATGTATATGCCATTGGGTAGTTGGAATCTAAGGAGGGTTAGATGTGACAAGTTGGGGAgatatacttttaaaaaatattactaaattttatttttgagccctacaaaaactaataatttaatttaaaccctttaacaaaaaaaaataactttgacatctaaaattttataattaaaaaaaaatcttgattTCGCCCACTACAGAACATAAATTCATCCATTCCAAGGGGCATTAAATGTAAAGCATTTGCACAAAATCATAAGGTGAAGAATAGAGGTCACAAATTTTTGGAACAACTTGTGCTTAGATTCCAATATCATTTGACAGCCAATTCTGAACTGGAATTGCAACCTCATTgagtaaaattgaaatgaaaaaaaatgaagaaatcccAGTATTTTAGACCACATAATAATAATTCATAGTTATCCATATGCACTGACATAAATCATGTGCAAAGCTCAAAAAGAAAAGGCTACATCTCACTATCTTTTAAAGCAGATATCTTTGATTGCTACAGATTGTAACCTGCATTTCCCTAACAgtgaaagaaatcaaagaaaatggATTTGATTAACACAAGCTAACAAGTGCAATATCAATATACATACCTGCTATAAACCCTAAAATTTGACTTTGTCCAATAGTATCACATGTATGTATAACCCTTCCTCTTACTAATCCATGTAAAGTAGATGAATGTAAGAAATATCATGTAAATCATTTACACGATGCCATGGTGTGTTATGTCcaagatttttcttttcttctataagaaacagCTGTTAAGAAATATAAATGATAGTCCAAAAGCAAAATGTCCAGAAGATGCTTTCCAGCAACAAGAGGAGATGCATTCAGAAAAGTTCTCAACACAAATACGACTCCAACTAATTTCGAATTCTACTACCAAACTTACATTTACCACCAAAGTATATCAGTAAAGAACAAGATCTCTAGTTCTGGGATTCAGCTGCCTCCTTTCTCTCTATCAGTTTGATGAAATTCTGAACAATTATTTTGCCTTCAGAGGTTATGATGCTCTCCTGACTGAAATGAACACCCTACGGTTTTCAATCAACTTAATGAGCGTAAAGAGAAGTAAATGGAAAAGATTGATATAGTAATACTTCAGTAAGTGGAAAATAAGCATAACAATGAGGGACAGCCTCTGCATAAGGCTTTTTTTGGGACCCTTCTTTTCCTCGACTCTTGGTTTGTGATAAAAGGAGGAAAAAGATGACATAAAGAACTTGTTAAAAGTGCTTGTTTTATGATGGTAGCTTTAGTTTCTTTTATCTATAACCAGACTATGGAATCAAATCATATAGAGGTATACACAAATTGCTAAAACTGAATGAAGGAATGTATGTGGAAGATGTGGAGATCATAGTGTGAACAACATCATCGACCGTCTCATAACGACGATGTTAGAATTGAAGAAATGTTCTTAGCAGTGATGGGGGTTAATATAGGGGTATAATTAAGATGAAAAAATAGCTATTTTAATTCCTAAAATGCTGCAAAAACCCAAAGGTGTCATGTCTAAGGCACTGAAGTCAAGAAAGGGTACTCCTATGAATCTATGATGCCATTAGAGATGCTATTACATTGATATCTCTAGGCAGTAATGTCAGAACAGAACAGAGGTAACTAAGAGACGAGAGACTTTTTGATAAATATGAAAACAAGTGACATTTTGGTTTTCAACATAAAATAGGTTGTTAGTTAACATTTTCATACTGAAATTTAAAAGGTATCGATGTCTGCAAGTGCATGTATACAAGAAGACACCATTTTGGCCAAAAAAAGAAGACACCACTAGAAAAATcaatataaacttaataaaattAGGAGAATAAAGCACATTGCAGAAAGAACCTTATTAGATGATTCTTAAAACAAGCAATTGGTCAAACATATATCATGGTTGAGCTATGATTCTCCAGAGATTAAAATTATGGTGCCAGGGAATTTAACCTTATATTGATACTCCAATTATTCCAGATATAATTATAGTGATTCTATCAATTAGGAGTGCATCTAATTTATGTAAAGAAATCAGTTACATCACAGCAAATACAATCTTACCAGCCAATCAGTTAGTTGTCAATTTGACTGTAGGTGTTTGTTCTCATTCTGAAAATCATTGAGCTAATACGTTATAAGTAAAATAGACAGCGGTCTTACATGTAGATACTTGTATATCTTGTGCCGAGCAGCCATTATCAGTCCATCTTCTGTAAAAGCAGTAACCTTGAGTGCTTCCAAAGGAAAACTATCCATATCAAGAAAGGCATCGGGACCTCTGCCAGCTTGGAATGGGCTGGAAAAGGCACAAACTTAGTAAGAATTGCTGATAATCTGAGgtgtaattaatgaaataaattggaAACTGTTTTTAAGAGTAATTTAATAGAGCTTCCAAATGTCTAGTAAAAATAAAGAAGGATAGTAGCAGAAAAGGGAGGTTTTGACCAAGTATGCCGCACAGTAATAGTATATTACATTCTCACATGGGGGCTAGGGGTGGTTGTGAGGGAAGCAAGGTGCAGTTTTCTGAGAGAGATTGGTTTTAGTTTCCCAAGTAAGCATTGCAACATGCTCAACAGTGACTATATACCCTTAGACACTATATGAACTTCATATGACTGGGCTTCTTTTTCGGTATATTTATAGACTCCTCACTCTCAACACCCTTTCATTGCCAATCTCATAGCTAAACCTAGGTCTGAAAGCGGCAGGGTGATTTGCAAATCTGAAACATAGACTTCACTAATTAAAATGGCTCTTCTTCTGTACCTTTCTCAAATTCAGTTTGCTAATGTGAGATTTTAACGAAGATAAGATTTTTTTCATACCACTAGTTTTTCAATGGCCAACAAATTTAGGACATGATTAGCTACATAAGTAGTCAACCATGCACATTATGTGTAACATGCTGTATAGAGCTCTACTGATTTTCTGACCTATTGGAACCATCTAGCATTGGTAAACAAAAGCTGACAGGGTGTAGAATCCCTCTCAAGGGgcattggaaaaaaaaaagtggaAATTGAAACATGTTTTACAGCTCCTTATCCACTATTTTGCCTATAAAGTAAACAAAATTTCCTAACAGTTGAAACTTGTTAGGGGAAAAGTGCTATTAAGGAGTCCCTATACTTGAAAGGTAAAAGAGAGCTCAAGAAACAAATTTGACTGTATTGATAGTTTGAGCACATAATTTAAGCACACTTTAagaatttaaaaaggaaaaattgtggGCCAAGAAGTATATACTTTGGCAATCCTGTAAACAACCCAGCTTCCTTCTCATCATAATAATATACACAACAACTGTCGCCCAGTTTAAGACCATATGGAGAACGTACTGTCTTTCCTGAATTTTACAATGAAGTCAAACAAATAATGTTAAGATCCCACCAGCAAGCAGCCCAGCTTCATGATAGACATACACGACTATGGAATAAATATTGAGATAATGTAGAAAGATCCTGAATTAAAATGAATAACAGTTACATAAGCTATCCTTGAACACTCACCTCTGAAAGCCTCACAAATGCACCACATTCCCGTAGAAACACCTAACAATGGTACAATCGTCCAAGCTCCAAAACTGTTTGCAATAATGTTCTGGAGTTTTTGAGCGTGCCTGTTCAATGGAAACAAAGTGTTTAAAACGCTGAAATACGACAGGTTCTTATGCTTTGGTTAATACGGCAAACTAGTACCTGGACCAGGGGAGATGAGCACTCCCCTAGGGTTTTTCCTACAATATAACAGGAGAACTAGTCATTATGTGAATAAAATCTCTAGATATAAGATAATTAATAACCATCCACCACCCGAGTGACCATCATGTTATACATAGTATTGTACTAGTCAAAAGGCTAAAATTCTTAACTTTTCAACTCTTCCACGGTTAACTCATCATTCCGACAAACCTTGAGACTACATCCAAGCTCTCCCAAATACTGCAAAGTAATATGTAAATTCTGAGGGTTTTCTGTAATTAGTCAATAGCACAACTCAGAAAAGACTAAAAgcaatcaaacaaaaaaattcgTAAGGCAACATTTCTAGATCAGAAAATTATTATCAACTCCTTTTACCCCTTTCATAAGGCGGCAATCAAATGAGCCATGTCTACTGCTTAAAAGGACAAAGACAAGATTGAAGTAAGGATGATTCCCAACATTGGAAGCAAGATTTCACTCTATTCCCTAATAGTTGGTTTCTCAGTGCTTGTGCTTGTGCTTGTCCTTGTCGGGGGGAAATCTTTGACCAATTTCTAGCaccataaacataaaaaactGTCTCATGCTATTGATATTCATTGGTCAAAGACCATTAAACCAAGTGACCAACAGTATCGAAGATGCTGAATTGAGTTCACTACACCATATGAATATTCATTCAGCAGGAATCACTTTTGACATATCATGTTTCTTACTGATAATAAAGTTGCAACAATTTCGTTGAGGTAAATAGTTTTGAAAAATAATCCTTTACTTTCAAAGAAAGAACTAAAATtagaccaaaaaagaaaaattcaacagTTCAGGATTTTCTTTCTAGATCATTTACAAGCATGAATATATTCTTTCACACACAAGTACAATAAATTTACTATAAACCTGCTAATCAATAATTCTGTTACCTGTCGTTTTCCTCACGATTTGTAAGCAATCAAACAGCATATCTAGAATCAAGTCTTAAAGCAGGGCAATTAAGAAAGGCAAACGATTAGCTATGAAAATGAGATTGGGAGTGAAAAAACTATCATAGTTGTCAATGAGTATAATGGGATTCTGGCTGTCTTGCTTAGTCTCTGTTAGATACTATGCAAAATATGTATGAACAGAAAGATAAACTATAGTGTAATTCTTTAATCAATATTCCCTCTCTTGAATGAACATATTGATGAAGTTTATATAACTGCTCCTAACCAACTACTTAACAGATTTGATAACAGACTAACAATCTTTATACTATTGTTTAACAGTCTCCAACACTGAAAAGGCTGAATACGGTACAGCTGACGGCGTTGATAATTTTCCAACAACCCCACTTCTCTTTGTTAGCAAGAAACCAACTCCTGCAAAACacaacaaagaaaaaaacaaaaaagaacctTTCTTTGATTACACAGTACACCCAAAAAAATTCGATAGAAAAGAAGATAGAGGAAGAGAGAGACTTGATGGAGGAGAGAGCCTGGATAGTTGAGGCAGAGATGGATTTTGAAGGGTTTTAAGAGAAAGTGAAGGTTTTGGTTGAACCAGAGATGATTGCATAACAAAATTAACAGCCATTTTTCTTCTaaacaaagaaacaaagcaaAGTAGTTTTTTTTTCAAGGCGCTAGGACTCTGAGAGGAAGGTTTATCAGTTCAGTCTTATGTCTTGCAGGGATTCTGCTTTATAGAAAAATAAGTTGCACAATGTTCTCCTCATGGCCGTCAGTTATCTAGAAAAGCAATGTAATTGGACAAGTTTTTGTTCTCTTTTAGGTGAATTGCCAAATCCTCCTTAGATGCTTTCCATGCCTCAAATCTGAATGggattcaattaaaaatatatacactcTTGACTCAATGAAAATTTAACAAGGACTTATTTCTTCTGAGTACATAAATTAATGGGTTTTCTTTTGACAGGTGAGATAGAGATGAGTTTTGAAGGGATTTAACAAAAAGGGAAGGTTTTGGTTGAACCAGAGATGAGTTGGTAGTACAATATAACTGACTTGGAGTCTCATTGAAAAGAGAATAAAATGGCAATGTATGTTCAGTTTCGATCATCTGGGGACATAATTATCATTTCTATCTtcataaacaaaaagaaaaatggaaatagAAATATAGGCAAAAGATTATCCAATGAAAAAGACTGTTATGGAATGCAATTGTAACTGTCATTTCATATTTCtgttaattactcttaattactttttattgtAATGTTTTGGTATTCTTTTAGTAGTACGGTGCGTTTTGTATTTGAGGGGGGTGGGGGGGTTGGGAAAAACACCGTTTAAGGAAACGGTGTAATTTTGGCAATGATTATTCTGCCAACTGTTACCATCCGTTATTCTGCTTTTCTTAATAGCCAATTAGAGAGAGCAGAGgtagttatgaaatttgaaaaccatattcaattttcttctctctcGTTTCTCTCTTTCTCACCttctattttcttaaatttcttctttcaaaatcacCTCGCCACAAATGTATCAGAGCCTCGTCGATTCTCATGGCTACTGAGGGCATTACAACCAGGCTTCAGAAAGATATGACACTGATTCAGAATGAGCTTACATAGTTGCAAGCAAAGTTCAATCAACTGAGCATAAGGATTGATACACCTCTTAAGGACTTCCAGGAAAGAATTAATAATGAGGTTCGTTCTGAGGTAAGACCCGAGCTTCGTTCAAAGCTCCACTCTCTGTTTGAGCAGTACTTTAGCCAAACTCCTCTTATTGTGGTTACTGGTTTGGTTTCAAACAAAGGAAAGGGAATTCTAGGCGAGAGTCCTCCAGGATTTCCATCAAGAGAACAATTTGTTGTGTCTCCCATACTAGATCTGAGACATACTGGTGCGTCTTCTCGTGTGAGCAGCTTGGATGTTGGGAGTACTCTTTTCAGAGTAGATTGTCCTCATTTTTATGGGAGTAATTTTCGAAGGTGGTGGTCTAAGTTTGAAAAGTACTTCGAATATGAGGGGGTAGGAGACCATGCTAGAGTTCCGAGTGGTGATGTTGCATTTGGAAGGGAAGGCATTGGATTGGCATCACTTCTTTGTCCAGAGGCAGGGAGAGTTACATCAAGTAACCTGGGATCTatatgttgttccaatagggtcggaagcgtgtaaattattgtactaaaaaatcacacaaagttcaattcccagggaagagaggtggatcacatggatctcttaaataccaagtctttccttagacagaatatcccttctatagtaatttaatagcacaattaaatactactattataccctcaaatattgaaagaaaaataggacaagaaagaacacaagagatttaacgaggttcggtaaattatacctacgtcctcgggtactaacaccagatgataactttactatctccaaagtattacaaacaaatagaattccttaagaattctcaaatgggagaagagagaaaactaagagagaaagattggttgggatgattgaaatgagaaatgagaaggcctatttatagttgaggttcaaggaccaaacaataaatagcccattatctcaaggaccaaaaaaaaattatcccatgccactttttcaaagtcaactttagggtgctaaacttgcaccactttgtattgtttgccattaatgttgtctcccattaatgttaacaatctccaccttgaagatttgattaggataatcacatcttcacacacttccttcaactccccaaattcgataaagttatcttttgtagtgcctacaaatgcactctcgagcgccatacacctgaagctgctcaaattctcaggatgttaatcaagttcaaacaatgattaaacttgattgttgttaccaccttggtcatcatatctgcgggattatctgctgtcggaatcttctgaagtagaatttttcctttttcaaagacttcccgcacaaagtgatatcttacgtcgatatgcttggttcttgaatgatagacttgatttttcgctaaatgaatagcgctctgactgtcacaatataaacttatgtgactttgaacaactcctaagtctttcaacaatccattaagccaaatagcctccttaacagcttctgtaactgccatatattctgcctctgtagtagacacagctactgtagactgtaaggtagacttccaactcactggggctttcgcaagagtaaacagataccccgtagttgaacgacgtttatctaaatcaccagcaaagtcggaatcaacatatccaactacaaactgaccaagtgcttcatcctgttcaaaaattaaaccaacatctacggtttttcgaagataccgtagaatccatttcacagcttgccaatgtccttttccaagatcatgcatatacctgctcacaactccaacagcttgtgaaatgtcaggcctcgtacacaccatcgcatacatcaaactcccaactgcattagcatatgggactttcgccatatattctcttttatcttcagtcttcggagataattgagcactaagtttcaaatgagaagcaagtggggtacttacatgttttgtgttttcatttacaccaaaacattgtaatacctttttcagatattgcttctgatttaaacagagcttgcctctcggtctatctctacttatctccatgccgagaatcttcttggcctcacctagatctttcatctcgaactcttgattcaactgagccttcagcttatctatctcattttggctcttcgaagcgattaacatatcatcaacatacaagagtagataaatgaaagatccgtcatgcagcttctgcaaatatacacaattgtcatatttgcttcttgtgtacttctgccttctcataaagctatcaaatcgcttgtaccactgcctcggggattgcttcaatccatatagcgatttgttaagcttacaaacccaatttctaccaccagcatctgtgtatccttcgggctgagtcatatagatctcctcttctaactcaccatgcaagaaagccgtcttaacatcaagttgagctagttccaaattcaactgtgctaccaaggccaacaaaattctaatggaggaatgcttcacaacaggggaaaagacatcattgtagtcaattccctccttctgagcgtagcctttagctaccaatcttgccttgtagcgaatatccttcttgctaggagatccatctttctttgcgaatacccacttgcatccgattgcccttttacctttggtaattgcgccaactcccaagtattgttcttccggaga
This region includes:
- the LOC107920492 gene encoding probable xyloglucan endotransglucosylase/hydrolase protein 28, translated to MVMKLPYLGSCLFLVFFSLVSIVASGSGKGLPILSFDEGYNQLFGDDNLVIHRDGKAVHLSLNERTGSGFVSQDLYLHGYFSASIKLPADYTAGVVVAFYMSNGDMFEKNHDEIDFEFLGNIRGKNWRIQTNIYGNGSTSAGREERYNLWFDPADDFHHYTILWTASHIIFYVDNIPIREFKRTAEMGGDFPSKPMSLYATIWDGSDWATNGGKYRVNYKYAPYVAEFSDLVLHGCAVDPIEFSSKRCDGTQSWEQLTTSITPSQRSKMDSFRRKHMTYSYCYDQTRYKVAPPECVINPREAERLKKFDPVTFGGGRRHHGKRHHHMRASRSEADSI